From a single Epinephelus fuscoguttatus linkage group LG18, E.fuscoguttatus.final_Chr_v1 genomic region:
- the alpk2 gene encoding alpha-protein kinase 2 isoform X2 yields the protein MSSTSEGSTESSVTELSSSDHSRAYSLLRSFPHQSDSLESDTVMASLSDLYIFENDTQDFILSSSVDPQEGQCPEYQPLSQTQEKKPDCDAHVPLYDSDNVVTLCPHSSIDEQTMVDYESDAGQHPRPPAVDACEAGLMSVNDGRQGKAEVADSTPRPQRSESPVELWVDACQYLGGEDAEDLTGHSVMQEGLTGDLSFIPRQTQLSGYSFDSSEGIGWSSDDTRGWGPPVERWSSVDSWASALSDWTGIITAPPEDFTAAFTEIGAEIDALTQALAEVNTRIEPETSKEIKGREPTVQAQPQPPMGVQDRPLETQNIPEGSVLSGQSCLTLCLEAAGHELRDTEGSQSVESLSGQAECSPCLTRQHSSTGSSGATVAPSWSVDVISGSASSAELDLSLFGGFDESKVSISTEEDTIILKITEDIDLEGQNTPGGLIIEKPFGDEVCEVTGEHSVHQPSSVAEQEAKRSTRPAEVDCKGTEPSTDLNFFIAHAVISSHVPAVPTQPVPNFNVHTHVSSDTLPDLDGACQVEPQWESPKFIMPLAPLSIGSSLVCRTSCSLEGEQTCAKRPLNDNSCDHTQPCALSPTSNGITEETSLEGDEVIHKKENTIDSAEKSSPEKQPGLVTARKTILEEIHDLSRELSNLADFPADHFVVSEESRVAVITLELNDPFVSRVAKPISIAIQPELNQKTAENMPHKTHKSSSESKARSKKDKSTCHHYGAQVSKKQENLSPHVSAQQVCKQQETHPLIEEIHTSENTPVAFEDKEAKLVIETSAATEKAPNKPHGKKKKKHAPNATAVKSVAEPLVEVENGAKPKTAKGRIDMFEAKLGIKAGKAQKDSIKSDDKKSQQPENKSLQGEQPLHHSDHKDQQPKKFTSPLKDDIIKRRRLSEDKFGKIVSALESKLPKPDVSIQAKGEEPKADTGATRKKPYSEVVKQTIPPKEEPKVVKPIQAVSVSGDPQSLCLWCQFAAVFSNHIVTWRRDGTVLSEIKRSAGDESRVSLTISNASHKDLGKYQCQLTSLNGSVSLDYVLTYEVLSEIVIPPTPKTVISAPVEMESEEEDVHCSRLIFKEDFLTDQCFGENQPVSIVTEKVHFGEGMHRRAFRTKMRAGQIPLLLPGYPCVLKVHNSISYGTKNNDELVQKNFTLAVEECQVQNTAREYIKAYTTAAQAVESFGEIPEIIPIYLVHRPSNDIPYATLEEELIGDFVKYSVKDGKEINLMRRDSEAGQKCCAFQHWVYDKTDGNLLVTDMQGVGMRLTDVGIATCKKGYKGFKGNCATSFIDQFKALHQCNKYCEILGLKSLQPKPKKPASAPKPKPQPSAAPKKKTFGPTMKGKS from the exons ATGTCATCTACTTCTGAGGGTTCGACGGAGTCATCTGTCACTGAGCTCTCCAGCTCTGACCACAGTCGAGCCTATTCTCTATTAAGGTCGTTCCCACATCAGTCAGATAGTTTAGAGAGTGATACAGTAATGGCATCTCTGTCAGACCTTTATATCTTTGAAAATGACACGCAGGACTTCATCCTGAGCTCTAGTGTAGATCCCCAGGAAGGTCAATGTCCTGAATACCAGCCATTATcacaaacacaggaaaaaaaacctgactGCGATGCACATGTCCCGCTGTATGATTCAGACAATGTGGTGACACTATGTCCTCACAGCTCTATTGACGAACAAACTATGGTGGACTATGAGTCAGATGCGGGTCAGCATCCGAGGCCACCTGCTGTGGATGCCTGTGAGGCAGGCTTAATGTCGGTAAATGATGGGAGGCAAGGCAAAGCAGAGGTTGCTGATTCAACCCCCCGACCACAGAGAAGCGAGAGCCCTGTCGAGCTGTGGGTGGACGCATGCCAGTATCTGGGAGGTGAGGATGCCGAAGACTTGACAGGACATTCTGTGATGCAAGAAGGGCTCACCGGTGACTTGTCTTTTATCCCACGACAGACACAACTATCAGGTTACAGCTTTGACAGTAGCGAGGGGATTGGCTGGTCCAGCGATGACACCAGAGGTTGGGGGCCACCAGTTGAGAGGTGGTCATCAGTGGACAGCTGGGCAAGTGCACTGTCCGACTGGACTGGGATCATCACGGCTCCACCAGAGGACTTCACAGCTGCCTTCACAGAGATCGGGGCTGAAATAGATGCTCTGACACAGGCACTAGCAGAGGTAAATACTCGTATAGAACCAGAGACGTCTAAAGAGATAAAGGGTCGAGAGCCAACAGTGCAGGCACAACCGCAGCCACCCATGGGTGTCCAGGATCGGCCtctagagacacaaaacatcccAGAGGGCTCCGTCCTCTCTGGGCAGAGCTGCCTCACTTTGTGCCTTGAAGCTGCAGGACATGagctcagagacacagagggctCCCAGAGTGTCGAATCCTTGAGCGGCCAGGCTGAGTGCTCTCCATGCCTCACACGCCAGCACTCATCCACGGGGTCATCTGGTGCTACGGTGGCCCCGTCCTGGAGTGTGGATGTGATCTCTGGGTCTGCATCCTCTGCTGAGCTTGACCTTTCTCTCTTTGGTGGATTTGACGAGTCAAAAGTTTCCATCAGCACTGAGGAAGATACAATCATACTGAAGATAACAGAGGATATAGATTTGGAGGGACAAAATACACCTGGAGGGCTGATAATCGAGAAG CCCTTTGGAGATGAAGTGTGTGAAGTGACAGGTGAACACAGCGTCCATCAGCCAAGCTCCGTTGCCGAGCAGGAAGCCAAAAGGAGCACGAGGCCAGCCGAGGTCGATTGTAAAGGAACCGAACCATCAACAGATCTTAATTTCTTCATTGCACATGCTGTGATAAGCTCACACGTGCCAGCTGTGCCCACACAACCTGTCCCGAACTTCAATGTCCACACACACGTGTCGTCTGACACTTTACCAGACCTTGATGGAGCATGTCAGGTGGAGCCACAGTGGGAGAGTCCCAAGTTTATTATGCCCTTAGCTCCTCTCAGTATCGGCTCCTCCCTAGTCTGTCGGACAAGCTGCAGTTTGGAAGGAGAGCAAACTTGTGCCAAAAGGCCTCTCAATGACAACAGTTGTGATCACACACAACCCTGCGCTCTCTCGCCAACTTCGAATGGGATTACTGAGGAAACATCTTTGGAAGGTGATGAGGTGATTcataaaaaggaaaatacaaTAGACTCTGCTGAGAAATCTTCACCAGAGAAACAACCGGGCTTGGTTactgcaagaaaaacaatacTCGAGGAGATTCATGACCTCAGTAGAGAACTATCAAACTTGGCTGATTTCCCTGCAGATCATTTCGTCGTCTCAGAGGAGAGCCGTGTTGCGGTCATCACTTTAGAATTAAATGACCCATTTGTTTCCAGGGTTGCAAAACCCATCTCCATAGCCATACAGCCTGAGTTGAATCAGAAAACAGCTGAAAATATGCCACACAAAACCCACAAGTCCAGCTCAGAGAGCAAGGCACGCTCCAAAAAGGACAAATCAACTTGTCATCACTATGGTGCACAAGTTTCCAAGAAACAGGAGAATCTATCTCCCCATGTCTCGGCCCAGCAGGTCTGCAAACAGCAAGAAACTCATCCTCTTATCGAGGAAATTCACACCAGTGAGAACACTCCAGTTGCATTTGAGGACAAGGAGGCTAAACTGGTAATTGAGACCAGCGCAGCAACTGAGAAGGCTCCAAACAAGCCACACggcaagaagaaaaagaagcatgCTCCGAATGCAACAGCAGTGAAAAGTGTAGCTGAGCCACTGGTTGAAGTAGAAAATGGAGCAAAACCAAAGACTGCAAAAGGAAGGATTGATATGTTTGAGGCCAAGCTGGGCATTAAAGCTGGGAAAGCTCAAAAGGACAGTATTAAGTCAGATGATAAAAAGTCCCAGCAACCAGAGAATAAATCTTTGCAGGGAGAACAACCCCTGCATCATTCAGATCATAAAGACCAACAGCCAAAAAAGTTCACCAGTCCTCTAAAAGATGATATCATCAAAAGACGTCGCCTATCAGAGGATAAGTTTGGAAAGATTGTCAGTGCTTTGGAGTCTAAATTACCAAAGCCAGATGTTTCTATCCAGGCAAAGGGAGAGGAGCCCAAGGCAGATACAGGGGCAACTCGTAAGAAGCCGTACAGTGAAGTGGTCAAACAAACAATCCCACCCAAGGAAG AGCCCAAGGTGGTAAAACCTATCCAGGCAGTATCAGTGAGCGGGGACCCCCAGAGTCTGTGCCTATGGTGTCAGTTCGCAGCTGTCTTCTCCAACCACATAGTCACCTGGCGCAGAGATGGCACTGTCCTGTCTGAGATCAAGAGAAG CGCAGGGGACGAGAGCAGAGTGTCACTGACCATCTCCAACGCTTCCCACAAAGACTTGGGCAAGTACCAGTGTCAGCTCACCAGTCTGAATGGATCAGTCTCCCTGGACTATGTGCTCACAtatgaag TGCTCAGTGAGATTGTCATCCCTCCAACTCCGAAAACTGTCATAT CTGCCCCCGTGGAGAtggagagtgaggaggaggatgtccACTGCTCCAGGCTGATTTTCAAAGAGGATTTCTTAACAGACCAATGCTTTGGAGAGAACCAACCTGTCAGCATTGTCACTGAAAAGGTTCACTTCGGGGAGGGGATGCACCGGCGGGCTTTTCGGACCAAGATGCGGGCGGGTCAGATCCCTCTGTTACTGCCTGGATACCCCTGTGTGCTAAAAGTACACAATTCTATCAGCTACGGGACCAAGAACAACGATGAGCTTGTTCAGAAGAACTTTACCTTGGCTGTAGAG GAGTGCCAGGTCCAGAACACAGCGAGAGAGTACATCAAGGCGTACACCACTGCAGCTCAGGCTGTTGAATCCTTTGGAGAGATCCCAGA GATCATTCCCATCTACCTGGTTCACCGTCCATCCAATGACATCCCATACGCCACCCTGGAGGAGGAGCTGATCGGCGACTTTGTCAAGTATTCAGTCAAGGACGGCAAAGAGATCAACCTGATGAGACGGGACTCAGAGGCAGGGCAGAAATGTTGTGCTTTCCAGCACTGGGTGTATGATAAGACTGATGGCAACCTGCTGGTTACTGATATGCAAG GGGTGGGAATGAGGCTCACTGATGTGGGAATAGCCACCTGTAAGAAAGg aTATAAGGGCTTCAAAGGAAACTGTGCCACCTCCTTCATTGACCAGTTCAAAGCTCTGCACCAGTGCAACAAATACTGTGAGATCCTGGGCCTCAAGTCCCTGCAGCCCAAACCTAAAAAGCCTGCATCTGCTCCCAAACCCAAACCCCAACCCTCTGCTGCACCCAAGAAGAAAACATTTGGGCCAACAATGAAGGGCAAGTCATAA
- the alpk2 gene encoding alpha-protein kinase 2 isoform X1: MDPSLLCTDDQTRSPPAPTDTQTKDLDPLSFLHNPTENKLSAYQTGAEAVSDPSDLKDKSTEPLSNVSKCLSQEKSAISDSLKPLSSSYNISECLSLCSEPVPEDDAFRVCSYFGSTEPALPLLPHFSHDLISPLSESFSEFHIKQDPQENSAPQPFGAMSSTSEGSTESSVTELSSSDHSRAYSLLRSFPHQSDSLESDTVMASLSDLYIFENDTQDFILSSSVDPQEGQCPEYQPLSQTQEKKPDCDAHVPLYDSDNVVTLCPHSSIDEQTMVDYESDAGQHPRPPAVDACEAGLMSVNDGRQGKAEVADSTPRPQRSESPVELWVDACQYLGGEDAEDLTGHSVMQEGLTGDLSFIPRQTQLSGYSFDSSEGIGWSSDDTRGWGPPVERWSSVDSWASALSDWTGIITAPPEDFTAAFTEIGAEIDALTQALAEVNTRIEPETSKEIKGREPTVQAQPQPPMGVQDRPLETQNIPEGSVLSGQSCLTLCLEAAGHELRDTEGSQSVESLSGQAECSPCLTRQHSSTGSSGATVAPSWSVDVISGSASSAELDLSLFGGFDESKVSISTEEDTIILKITEDIDLEGQNTPGGLIIEKPFGDEVCEVTGEHSVHQPSSVAEQEAKRSTRPAEVDCKGTEPSTDLNFFIAHAVISSHVPAVPTQPVPNFNVHTHVSSDTLPDLDGACQVEPQWESPKFIMPLAPLSIGSSLVCRTSCSLEGEQTCAKRPLNDNSCDHTQPCALSPTSNGITEETSLEGDEVIHKKENTIDSAEKSSPEKQPGLVTARKTILEEIHDLSRELSNLADFPADHFVVSEESRVAVITLELNDPFVSRVAKPISIAIQPELNQKTAENMPHKTHKSSSESKARSKKDKSTCHHYGAQVSKKQENLSPHVSAQQVCKQQETHPLIEEIHTSENTPVAFEDKEAKLVIETSAATEKAPNKPHGKKKKKHAPNATAVKSVAEPLVEVENGAKPKTAKGRIDMFEAKLGIKAGKAQKDSIKSDDKKSQQPENKSLQGEQPLHHSDHKDQQPKKFTSPLKDDIIKRRRLSEDKFGKIVSALESKLPKPDVSIQAKGEEPKADTGATRKKPYSEVVKQTIPPKEEPKVVKPIQAVSVSGDPQSLCLWCQFAAVFSNHIVTWRRDGTVLSEIKRSAGDESRVSLTISNASHKDLGKYQCQLTSLNGSVSLDYVLTYEVLSEIVIPPTPKTVISAPVEMESEEEDVHCSRLIFKEDFLTDQCFGENQPVSIVTEKVHFGEGMHRRAFRTKMRAGQIPLLLPGYPCVLKVHNSISYGTKNNDELVQKNFTLAVEECQVQNTAREYIKAYTTAAQAVESFGEIPEIIPIYLVHRPSNDIPYATLEEELIGDFVKYSVKDGKEINLMRRDSEAGQKCCAFQHWVYDKTDGNLLVTDMQGVGMRLTDVGIATCKKGYKGFKGNCATSFIDQFKALHQCNKYCEILGLKSLQPKPKKPASAPKPKPQPSAAPKKKTFGPTMKGKS, from the exons ATGGATCCGTCGCTCCTCTGCACGGATGACCAAACACGGTCACCACCAgctcccacagacacacagactaaGGATTTAGaccctctttcttttttgcaCAATCCCACAGAAAACAAGCTGTCTGCATACCAGACAGGAGCAGAGGCTGTGTCAGATCCGTCAGACCTTAAAGATAAATCCACTGAGCCTTTATCAAATGTTTCCAAATGCCTCTCTCAGGAGAAAAGCGCCATCTCAGACAGTTTGAAGCCTTTATCATCCAGCTATAATATCTCAGAGTGTTTGTCACTTTGCTCCGAGCCTGTGCCAGAGGATGATGCTTTCAGGGTTTGTAGCTATTTTGGCTCAACAGAACCTGCATTACCTCTTTTACCTCACTTCTCTCATGACCTTATTTCGCCTCTATCTGAATCTTTTTCAGAGTTTCACATTAAACAAGACCCACAAGAAAATAGTGCACCTCAACCATTTGGGGCGATGTCATCTACTTCTGAGGGTTCGACGGAGTCATCTGTCACTGAGCTCTCCAGCTCTGACCACAGTCGAGCCTATTCTCTATTAAGGTCGTTCCCACATCAGTCAGATAGTTTAGAGAGTGATACAGTAATGGCATCTCTGTCAGACCTTTATATCTTTGAAAATGACACGCAGGACTTCATCCTGAGCTCTAGTGTAGATCCCCAGGAAGGTCAATGTCCTGAATACCAGCCATTATcacaaacacaggaaaaaaaacctgactGCGATGCACATGTCCCGCTGTATGATTCAGACAATGTGGTGACACTATGTCCTCACAGCTCTATTGACGAACAAACTATGGTGGACTATGAGTCAGATGCGGGTCAGCATCCGAGGCCACCTGCTGTGGATGCCTGTGAGGCAGGCTTAATGTCGGTAAATGATGGGAGGCAAGGCAAAGCAGAGGTTGCTGATTCAACCCCCCGACCACAGAGAAGCGAGAGCCCTGTCGAGCTGTGGGTGGACGCATGCCAGTATCTGGGAGGTGAGGATGCCGAAGACTTGACAGGACATTCTGTGATGCAAGAAGGGCTCACCGGTGACTTGTCTTTTATCCCACGACAGACACAACTATCAGGTTACAGCTTTGACAGTAGCGAGGGGATTGGCTGGTCCAGCGATGACACCAGAGGTTGGGGGCCACCAGTTGAGAGGTGGTCATCAGTGGACAGCTGGGCAAGTGCACTGTCCGACTGGACTGGGATCATCACGGCTCCACCAGAGGACTTCACAGCTGCCTTCACAGAGATCGGGGCTGAAATAGATGCTCTGACACAGGCACTAGCAGAGGTAAATACTCGTATAGAACCAGAGACGTCTAAAGAGATAAAGGGTCGAGAGCCAACAGTGCAGGCACAACCGCAGCCACCCATGGGTGTCCAGGATCGGCCtctagagacacaaaacatcccAGAGGGCTCCGTCCTCTCTGGGCAGAGCTGCCTCACTTTGTGCCTTGAAGCTGCAGGACATGagctcagagacacagagggctCCCAGAGTGTCGAATCCTTGAGCGGCCAGGCTGAGTGCTCTCCATGCCTCACACGCCAGCACTCATCCACGGGGTCATCTGGTGCTACGGTGGCCCCGTCCTGGAGTGTGGATGTGATCTCTGGGTCTGCATCCTCTGCTGAGCTTGACCTTTCTCTCTTTGGTGGATTTGACGAGTCAAAAGTTTCCATCAGCACTGAGGAAGATACAATCATACTGAAGATAACAGAGGATATAGATTTGGAGGGACAAAATACACCTGGAGGGCTGATAATCGAGAAG CCCTTTGGAGATGAAGTGTGTGAAGTGACAGGTGAACACAGCGTCCATCAGCCAAGCTCCGTTGCCGAGCAGGAAGCCAAAAGGAGCACGAGGCCAGCCGAGGTCGATTGTAAAGGAACCGAACCATCAACAGATCTTAATTTCTTCATTGCACATGCTGTGATAAGCTCACACGTGCCAGCTGTGCCCACACAACCTGTCCCGAACTTCAATGTCCACACACACGTGTCGTCTGACACTTTACCAGACCTTGATGGAGCATGTCAGGTGGAGCCACAGTGGGAGAGTCCCAAGTTTATTATGCCCTTAGCTCCTCTCAGTATCGGCTCCTCCCTAGTCTGTCGGACAAGCTGCAGTTTGGAAGGAGAGCAAACTTGTGCCAAAAGGCCTCTCAATGACAACAGTTGTGATCACACACAACCCTGCGCTCTCTCGCCAACTTCGAATGGGATTACTGAGGAAACATCTTTGGAAGGTGATGAGGTGATTcataaaaaggaaaatacaaTAGACTCTGCTGAGAAATCTTCACCAGAGAAACAACCGGGCTTGGTTactgcaagaaaaacaatacTCGAGGAGATTCATGACCTCAGTAGAGAACTATCAAACTTGGCTGATTTCCCTGCAGATCATTTCGTCGTCTCAGAGGAGAGCCGTGTTGCGGTCATCACTTTAGAATTAAATGACCCATTTGTTTCCAGGGTTGCAAAACCCATCTCCATAGCCATACAGCCTGAGTTGAATCAGAAAACAGCTGAAAATATGCCACACAAAACCCACAAGTCCAGCTCAGAGAGCAAGGCACGCTCCAAAAAGGACAAATCAACTTGTCATCACTATGGTGCACAAGTTTCCAAGAAACAGGAGAATCTATCTCCCCATGTCTCGGCCCAGCAGGTCTGCAAACAGCAAGAAACTCATCCTCTTATCGAGGAAATTCACACCAGTGAGAACACTCCAGTTGCATTTGAGGACAAGGAGGCTAAACTGGTAATTGAGACCAGCGCAGCAACTGAGAAGGCTCCAAACAAGCCACACggcaagaagaaaaagaagcatgCTCCGAATGCAACAGCAGTGAAAAGTGTAGCTGAGCCACTGGTTGAAGTAGAAAATGGAGCAAAACCAAAGACTGCAAAAGGAAGGATTGATATGTTTGAGGCCAAGCTGGGCATTAAAGCTGGGAAAGCTCAAAAGGACAGTATTAAGTCAGATGATAAAAAGTCCCAGCAACCAGAGAATAAATCTTTGCAGGGAGAACAACCCCTGCATCATTCAGATCATAAAGACCAACAGCCAAAAAAGTTCACCAGTCCTCTAAAAGATGATATCATCAAAAGACGTCGCCTATCAGAGGATAAGTTTGGAAAGATTGTCAGTGCTTTGGAGTCTAAATTACCAAAGCCAGATGTTTCTATCCAGGCAAAGGGAGAGGAGCCCAAGGCAGATACAGGGGCAACTCGTAAGAAGCCGTACAGTGAAGTGGTCAAACAAACAATCCCACCCAAGGAAG AGCCCAAGGTGGTAAAACCTATCCAGGCAGTATCAGTGAGCGGGGACCCCCAGAGTCTGTGCCTATGGTGTCAGTTCGCAGCTGTCTTCTCCAACCACATAGTCACCTGGCGCAGAGATGGCACTGTCCTGTCTGAGATCAAGAGAAG CGCAGGGGACGAGAGCAGAGTGTCACTGACCATCTCCAACGCTTCCCACAAAGACTTGGGCAAGTACCAGTGTCAGCTCACCAGTCTGAATGGATCAGTCTCCCTGGACTATGTGCTCACAtatgaag TGCTCAGTGAGATTGTCATCCCTCCAACTCCGAAAACTGTCATAT CTGCCCCCGTGGAGAtggagagtgaggaggaggatgtccACTGCTCCAGGCTGATTTTCAAAGAGGATTTCTTAACAGACCAATGCTTTGGAGAGAACCAACCTGTCAGCATTGTCACTGAAAAGGTTCACTTCGGGGAGGGGATGCACCGGCGGGCTTTTCGGACCAAGATGCGGGCGGGTCAGATCCCTCTGTTACTGCCTGGATACCCCTGTGTGCTAAAAGTACACAATTCTATCAGCTACGGGACCAAGAACAACGATGAGCTTGTTCAGAAGAACTTTACCTTGGCTGTAGAG GAGTGCCAGGTCCAGAACACAGCGAGAGAGTACATCAAGGCGTACACCACTGCAGCTCAGGCTGTTGAATCCTTTGGAGAGATCCCAGA GATCATTCCCATCTACCTGGTTCACCGTCCATCCAATGACATCCCATACGCCACCCTGGAGGAGGAGCTGATCGGCGACTTTGTCAAGTATTCAGTCAAGGACGGCAAAGAGATCAACCTGATGAGACGGGACTCAGAGGCAGGGCAGAAATGTTGTGCTTTCCAGCACTGGGTGTATGATAAGACTGATGGCAACCTGCTGGTTACTGATATGCAAG GGGTGGGAATGAGGCTCACTGATGTGGGAATAGCCACCTGTAAGAAAGg aTATAAGGGCTTCAAAGGAAACTGTGCCACCTCCTTCATTGACCAGTTCAAAGCTCTGCACCAGTGCAACAAATACTGTGAGATCCTGGGCCTCAAGTCCCTGCAGCCCAAACCTAAAAAGCCTGCATCTGCTCCCAAACCCAAACCCCAACCCTCTGCTGCACCCAAGAAGAAAACATTTGGGCCAACAATGAAGGGCAAGTCATAA